The following are from one region of the Streptomyces rubrogriseus genome:
- a CDS encoding TIGR04222 domain-containing membrane protein yields MDGGTEIGWEPHEVALLGGGPRAAVTVAVVALHLLGAVETGPGRTLCATGPEPEGLGPFEGTVLDCLREPLTARELVRHADVRLALALTRIPLAEDGLLTHPWLRPTRGARRRVAFWRERHPLPAVRHGLTDEDTLLAVALHGDAALRLLLPRFALRTGLMDPGAPADGVRFSLGRGRFLRWRDEYEDSVSGDWGGTGHGDHSGGCGSGGGGGSD; encoded by the coding sequence GTGGACGGTGGCACGGAGATCGGGTGGGAGCCGCACGAGGTCGCGCTGCTGGGCGGCGGGCCGCGGGCCGCCGTCACGGTGGCGGTGGTAGCCCTGCACCTGCTGGGCGCCGTGGAGACCGGCCCGGGCCGGACGCTGTGCGCGACGGGCCCGGAGCCGGAGGGACTGGGGCCGTTCGAGGGGACCGTCCTGGACTGCCTGCGCGAGCCGCTCACCGCCCGCGAGCTGGTCCGGCACGCCGACGTGCGGCTGGCCCTGGCCCTGACCCGCATCCCGCTCGCGGAGGACGGACTGCTGACCCACCCCTGGCTCAGGCCCACCCGGGGTGCCCGCCGGCGCGTGGCGTTCTGGCGGGAGCGGCATCCGCTGCCGGCGGTCAGGCACGGGCTGACGGACGAGGACACGCTGCTCGCGGTCGCCCTGCACGGTGATGCCGCCCTGCGCCTGCTCCTGCCCCGCTTCGCGCTGCGGACCGGACTGATGGACCCGGGCGCACCGGCCGACGGGGTGCGCTTCTCGCTGGGCCGGGGCAGGTTCCTGAGGTGGCGCGACGAGTACGAGGACTCGGTCTCGGGCGACTGGGGCGGCACGGGCCACGGGGACCATTCGGGCGGCTGCGGTTCGGGGGGCGGCGGCGGCTCGGACTGA